From the genome of Candidatus Binatia bacterium, one region includes:
- a CDS encoding universal stress protein, with translation MPREFKTILCPTDFSEASYRAIEYGGRFARVSDGTLLLAHIIHVPSGELYQHERPTLTFDEARNRARSLLEDIRQKWTDGYSKCEFVVDIGDPYEQLLAIATQRHVDLIVTATHGRSGLEHLVMGSVAEKIIRHAPCPVFVVRRGTT, from the coding sequence ATGCCACGCGAATTCAAGACGATTCTCTGCCCGACGGATTTTTCGGAGGCTTCGTATCGCGCCATCGAATACGGGGGACGTTTCGCGCGGGTTTCCGACGGAACCCTCCTTCTGGCGCACATCATCCACGTCCCTAGCGGCGAGCTGTATCAGCATGAACGACCGACCCTCACCTTCGACGAAGCGCGCAACCGGGCCCGCTCGTTGCTGGAGGACATCCGTCAGAAATGGACGGACGGATACTCGAAGTGCGAGTTCGTGGTGGATATCGGCGACCCTTACGAGCAACTGCTGGCAATCGCTACACAGCGCCACGTGGACCTGATTGTAACCGCGACGCACGGCCGCAGCGGCCTCGAACATCTGGTGATGGGAAGCGTCGCGGAGAAAATCATTCGGCACGCGCCGTGCCCGGTGTTTGTGGTGCGGCGCGGAACGACTTGA